A single Microbacterium protaetiae DNA region contains:
- a CDS encoding LacI family DNA-binding transcriptional regulator — translation MPARRRATMQDVAHKAGVSKSAVSLAYNDSKKLSDATLQRILRVADELGFSQDPAARMLRTRRTDSLGLLLPQQLDKVLENPYYSLFLQGIGQTCYQEGFTLLLAPPLRGSMLKTIPYAAVDGFIVSGLEYDRGEVTALRQRGIPFVLVDSEWHEGVPSVDIDESEGIAELVEHLLRQGHRRIAIVAFETGVDGGYRNWKGPVLRRMQGATRALAAAGLAPDSDGITILEVPCTRPGGADAFKTLWGLPERPTAIVAFSDIIAYGVLDAAREAGLVVPDDLSVSGFDDLTESSWTTPTLTTIRQPIATKGRLAAEYLIEAIAGSGAGHPHQQRLSTALLIRHSTGPAPTPGPRS, via the coding sequence ATGCCCGCGCGCCGCCGTGCGACTATGCAGGACGTTGCTCACAAGGCCGGCGTGTCGAAGTCAGCTGTCTCCCTGGCGTACAACGACTCGAAGAAGCTGTCGGATGCAACACTCCAGCGCATCCTCCGTGTCGCTGACGAACTTGGCTTCAGCCAGGATCCCGCTGCGCGGATGCTGCGCACCCGCCGGACCGACAGCCTTGGACTCCTCCTGCCACAACAACTCGACAAAGTGCTCGAGAACCCGTACTACTCGCTGTTCCTCCAGGGAATCGGGCAGACCTGCTACCAGGAGGGCTTCACGCTCCTGTTGGCACCGCCGTTGAGGGGGTCCATGCTCAAGACGATCCCGTATGCGGCAGTCGACGGATTCATCGTCTCGGGACTGGAGTACGACAGGGGTGAGGTCACAGCGCTACGGCAGCGCGGAATCCCTTTCGTGCTCGTTGACAGCGAATGGCATGAAGGCGTGCCGAGTGTCGATATCGACGAAAGCGAGGGGATCGCGGAGCTCGTCGAGCACCTGCTTCGTCAGGGACACCGCCGGATCGCTATCGTCGCGTTCGAGACGGGGGTCGACGGCGGATACCGAAATTGGAAGGGCCCCGTTCTGCGGCGGATGCAGGGTGCCACACGGGCTCTGGCGGCCGCGGGACTCGCTCCCGACAGCGACGGCATTACCATCCTCGAGGTGCCGTGCACCCGGCCGGGTGGCGCCGATGCGTTCAAAACGCTGTGGGGACTGCCTGAGCGTCCGACCGCAATCGTCGCATTCAGCGACATCATCGCCTACGGGGTGCTCGACGCGGCGCGCGAGGCGGGTCTCGTCGTCCCAGATGATCTCTCCGTCTCGGGCTTCGACGATCTCACCGAGTCGAGCTGGACGACCCCAACGCTCACCACGATCCGCCAGCCCATCGCGACCAAGGGCCGTCTGGCCGCCGAGTATCTCATCGAGGCGATCGCCGGCTCGGGCGCGGGGCACCCGCATCAACAACGTCTGAGCACCGCACTGCTCATCCGTCACTCCACCGGTCCCGCACCCACGCCCGGCCCGCGTTCGTAA
- a CDS encoding glycoside hydrolase 43 family protein: MELVAEASMYRNPIIDADVPDPDAIRVGDRFYLVASSFHRAPGLPIFASNDLVTWERIGYALERNEPAAWFALPRHGGGVWAPSIRHHDGRFVVVYPDPDQGVFVVTAEDAAGPWSAPHLLLPGLGIIDPCPLWDDDGAAYLVHGWARSRAGRKNVLTVVPVDAGLRHPAGSAVDVIDGDALEGFTTLEGPKFYKRDGAYWIFAPAGGVATGWQTVFRSDTPYGPYEHRVVLAQGESPVNGPHQGAWVDDGAGGDWFLHFQDRGVYGRVLHLQPMAWGDDGWPLMGAAVDGGPAQPVLAHRSPRGRLQGARTLARSDDFAQGRPGIHWQWEADPDPGVVLGTGPGLALRGGCDGGSIRTLPTVLSQALPGQPCTAAVDITWDAAAPGGRAGLAVLGRAYAWAGLRRTAEGVEAVVAVRGADEQHERVVAAVPLSEPRVHVAVAVDAQARVRVQLTTAQGIIDVDPGFHAVEGHWVGASLSLFAAGRYGAEETIARFERFTVDVRNE; encoded by the coding sequence ATGGAACTCGTCGCCGAAGCGAGCATGTATCGCAACCCGATCATCGATGCCGATGTGCCGGATCCCGATGCCATCCGCGTGGGAGACCGGTTCTACCTCGTCGCATCGAGCTTTCATCGCGCCCCCGGTCTGCCGATCTTCGCCTCGAACGATCTGGTCACGTGGGAGCGCATCGGCTATGCGCTCGAGCGCAACGAGCCCGCTGCGTGGTTCGCGCTGCCGCGGCACGGCGGCGGCGTGTGGGCGCCATCGATCCGTCATCACGACGGCCGGTTCGTCGTGGTGTATCCCGACCCCGATCAGGGCGTGTTCGTCGTCACTGCCGAGGACGCGGCCGGCCCCTGGTCGGCCCCGCACCTGCTGCTGCCCGGACTCGGGATCATTGACCCGTGCCCGCTGTGGGACGACGACGGCGCTGCGTATCTCGTGCACGGTTGGGCGCGTTCGCGCGCGGGCCGCAAGAACGTGCTCACCGTCGTTCCGGTCGATGCCGGGCTGCGGCATCCCGCGGGCTCTGCCGTCGACGTCATCGACGGCGACGCGCTCGAGGGGTTCACCACGCTGGAGGGCCCCAAGTTCTACAAACGCGACGGCGCGTACTGGATCTTCGCACCCGCCGGTGGCGTGGCCACCGGGTGGCAGACGGTATTCCGTTCCGACACCCCGTACGGCCCGTACGAACATCGCGTCGTGCTGGCGCAGGGCGAGAGCCCGGTCAACGGTCCGCACCAGGGCGCCTGGGTCGACGACGGCGCCGGGGGCGACTGGTTTCTGCATTTTCAGGACCGCGGGGTGTATGGCCGGGTGCTGCACCTGCAGCCGATGGCGTGGGGCGATGACGGCTGGCCGCTCATGGGCGCGGCCGTCGACGGCGGGCCGGCGCAGCCGGTGCTCGCGCACCGCTCGCCCCGGGGCCGCTTGCAGGGCGCCCGCACTCTCGCGCGCTCCGATGACTTCGCACAGGGGCGCCCGGGCATCCACTGGCAGTGGGAGGCAGACCCCGACCCCGGGGTCGTGCTCGGCACCGGGCCGGGGCTCGCACTGCGTGGCGGCTGTGACGGGGGCAGCATCCGCACTCTTCCCACCGTGCTCTCCCAGGCCCTCCCCGGCCAGCCGTGCACGGCCGCCGTCGACATCACCTGGGATGCCGCAGCCCCCGGCGGCCGCGCCGGGCTGGCCGTGCTCGGCCGTGCCTACGCCTGGGCCGGACTGCGGCGCACCGCCGAAGGGGTCGAGGCCGTCGTCGCGGTGCGTGGGGCAGACGAGCAGCACGAACGCGTCGTGGCGGCGGTGCCGCTGAGCGAGCCGCGCGTGCACGTCGCCGTCGCCGTCGACGCCCAGGCCCGCGTGCGGGTGCAGCTGACGACGGCGCAGGGCATCATCGACGTCGACCCGGGATTCCACGCTGTCGAGGGGCATTGGGTCGGGGCATCCCTCTCCTTGTTCGCCGCCGGCCGGTACGGGGCCGAAGAGACGATAGCGCGGTTCGAGCGGTTCACGGTCGACGTGAGGAATGAGTGA
- a CDS encoding LacI family DNA-binding transcriptional regulator: protein MAARRARTTHTRDTTINDIAKAAGVSKATVSRVINGVPTVNEQIAQRVRDVIDELGYTPSQTARSLSLGVSRTVGVLVPDLGNPMFHQVLNGFNRAAARDGYHVVVTDSFEDADREAALAKDLRDRTDAVALFAPRMTRENLLALLPKVAPVAVFNRTTGKNAGSVLIDYHEGILLLARHLIDLGHRRIAFLSGPAYARSNWERERGLAEMREAVPDVEIIDVACGHSFEDGYNAWPAVREMAATAVIAFNDVVALGLLGRLAEEGVSAPAQLSVAGFDDIPFSRYSSPSLTTVTSRLSEIGTRIWEVLRAEMTDTPIREPIMFSPELAARGSTKEIR from the coding sequence ATGGCAGCCAGACGCGCGCGCACCACCCACACTCGTGACACGACGATCAACGACATAGCGAAGGCGGCCGGGGTCTCCAAGGCCACCGTCTCGCGGGTGATCAACGGCGTGCCGACCGTGAACGAGCAGATCGCCCAGCGTGTACGCGATGTCATCGACGAGCTCGGGTACACGCCGAGCCAGACGGCGCGTTCGCTCTCGCTCGGGGTGAGTCGCACGGTGGGTGTTCTCGTGCCCGACCTGGGCAACCCGATGTTCCACCAGGTGCTCAACGGCTTCAACCGCGCGGCGGCGCGCGACGGCTACCACGTCGTGGTCACCGACTCGTTCGAAGACGCCGACCGTGAAGCGGCGCTGGCCAAAGACCTGCGCGATCGTACCGATGCGGTGGCGCTGTTCGCCCCGCGCATGACCCGCGAGAACCTTCTGGCGCTGCTGCCGAAGGTCGCCCCGGTCGCGGTGTTCAACCGCACCACCGGCAAGAACGCCGGTTCGGTGCTGATCGACTACCACGAGGGCATCCTGCTGCTGGCCCGTCACCTCATCGACCTCGGCCACCGGCGCATCGCCTTCTTGTCGGGCCCCGCTTACGCCCGCTCGAACTGGGAACGCGAGCGCGGGCTCGCCGAGATGCGTGAGGCCGTGCCCGATGTCGAGATCATCGACGTGGCCTGCGGGCACTCGTTCGAAGACGGGTACAACGCCTGGCCCGCGGTTCGCGAGATGGCTGCCACTGCCGTCATAGCGTTCAACGACGTGGTGGCGCTGGGGCTGCTCGGCCGACTGGCCGAAGAGGGCGTCTCGGCGCCGGCGCAGCTGTCGGTGGCCGGGTTCGACGACATTCCGTTCTCACGGTATTCCTCGCCGTCGCTGACGACGGTGACCTCGCGGCTGAGCGAGATCGGCACCCGCATCTGGGAGGTCTTGCGTGCCGAGATGACCGATACGCCGATTCGCGAACCGATCATGTTCTCCCCCGAACTGGCAGCCCGGGGCAGCACGAAGGAGATCCGATGA
- a CDS encoding glycoside hydrolase family 13 protein, whose amino-acid sequence MTAPDWLADAIFYQIFPERFADGDRSLDPLDTVPWDSEPTPENFFGGDLQGIIDHLDHIQDLGANALYLTPIFEAQTNHRYDTVDYFSVDHRLGDLGTFRRLLSECHERGMRVVLDAVLNHCGDGHPAFQDVVAREAESPYVNWFSVEGFPVVAAPEPNYRTCSGCHYLPKWNVYNPEVRAHHFDVARYWIDQGIDGWRLDVPYFINRTFWRQFRDVVKSRNEQLYIVAEEWHEPEQWLQGDTADGTMNYTLRDLVLGFTADRTLDAADFAAGMNDLSARIPHGFHPGMLNLLSSHDTERVLTRHGGDADATLLAYALMYAAEGVPMVYYGDEVGMTGENDPGCRAGMVWDRARWNAALFEGLRDLARLRSGSPTLRRGTQWVTALDPDTALVIRTLGGASTAIIVHRGAGVVLRPDTHDLPEGVGELVLGPRQHLVIECA is encoded by the coding sequence ATGACCGCACCAGACTGGCTCGCCGACGCCATCTTCTATCAGATCTTCCCCGAGCGCTTCGCCGACGGTGATCGCTCCCTTGATCCGCTCGATACTGTGCCATGGGACTCGGAACCTACGCCTGAGAACTTCTTCGGCGGCGATCTTCAGGGCATCATCGACCATCTCGATCACATCCAGGATCTAGGCGCCAACGCCCTGTACCTCACTCCAATCTTCGAAGCTCAGACCAACCACCGCTACGACACCGTGGACTACTTCTCGGTGGACCACCGCCTCGGAGACCTCGGCACCTTTCGCCGACTACTCTCGGAGTGCCATGAACGTGGCATGCGTGTCGTGCTCGATGCCGTGCTCAATCACTGCGGAGATGGTCATCCTGCCTTCCAAGACGTCGTCGCGCGTGAGGCGGAGTCGCCCTACGTGAACTGGTTCTCGGTAGAAGGCTTCCCCGTGGTGGCTGCGCCGGAGCCGAACTACCGCACGTGTTCCGGCTGTCACTACTTGCCCAAATGGAACGTCTATAACCCGGAGGTACGTGCGCATCACTTCGACGTGGCACGCTATTGGATCGACCAGGGCATCGACGGGTGGCGTCTCGACGTGCCATATTTCATCAACCGTACTTTCTGGAGGCAGTTCCGCGACGTGGTGAAGTCTCGCAACGAGCAGCTATACATCGTCGCCGAGGAGTGGCACGAGCCGGAGCAGTGGCTCCAGGGGGACACGGCGGACGGCACGATGAACTACACGCTGCGGGACTTGGTCCTGGGCTTCACCGCTGACCGGACTCTCGACGCGGCGGATTTCGCTGCGGGGATGAACGACCTCTCGGCCCGGATCCCGCATGGCTTCCACCCCGGGATGCTGAACCTTCTGAGCAGCCACGACACCGAACGGGTCCTCACCCGACATGGTGGCGATGCCGACGCGACGCTCCTGGCATACGCGCTGATGTACGCCGCTGAGGGTGTGCCGATGGTGTACTACGGTGACGAGGTTGGCATGACAGGGGAAAATGACCCTGGATGCCGAGCTGGGATGGTGTGGGATCGCGCGCGATGGAACGCGGCCTTGTTTGAGGGGCTGCGGGATCTCGCTCGACTGCGCAGCGGCAGCCCCACGCTGCGCCGAGGGACGCAGTGGGTGACCGCCCTCGATCCCGATACAGCGCTTGTCATTCGTACGCTCGGTGGTGCGTCCACCGCGATCATTGTGCACCGGGGTGCTGGCGTTGTGCTTCGTCCTGACACCCATGACCTGCCAGAGGGAGTCGGTGAGCTTGTCCTAGGACCGCGCCAGCATCTCGTGATTGAGTGCGCCTGA
- a CDS encoding PmoA family protein, whose product MMIDLLRSGEAQVVYHDGAGLDRVLAPRPFLTASSPSGVAVTEVSPDDHPHHLGLSLALPDVNGVSFWGGNTFVRGHGPALLDNHGVQRVDEREISEGRIAERLSWLDPKGAVLLDEERVITARAADEGWELVWTTRLTAVAGSVGFGSPQTNGRVGAFYGGLFWRTPFADARVRTADGEGIAAAHGSDSPWLAVDTPAASLVAASTTRMPWFVRHRGYVGFAPAVAVTGRRTLAAGESLHLDLAVAVRDRPAPHPAEIADGLLAGVGDAV is encoded by the coding sequence ATGATGATCGACCTGTTGCGCAGCGGCGAGGCGCAGGTGGTGTATCACGACGGTGCCGGGCTCGACCGGGTGCTGGCCCCGCGGCCGTTCCTGACGGCGAGTTCCCCGTCGGGGGTGGCCGTCACCGAGGTGAGTCCCGACGATCACCCCCATCACCTCGGTCTGAGTCTGGCGCTGCCCGACGTGAACGGCGTGTCGTTCTGGGGCGGCAACACGTTCGTGCGTGGGCACGGACCGGCACTTCTCGACAACCACGGGGTGCAGCGGGTCGACGAGCGCGAGATCAGCGAGGGACGCATCGCCGAGCGGCTGTCGTGGCTCGACCCGAAGGGCGCCGTGCTGCTCGACGAGGAGCGCGTCATCACCGCGCGTGCGGCCGACGAGGGGTGGGAGCTGGTCTGGACGACGCGACTGACCGCTGTCGCCGGCTCGGTCGGCTTCGGCAGCCCGCAGACAAACGGTCGCGTGGGCGCTTTCTACGGGGGCCTCTTCTGGCGCACACCGTTCGCCGACGCGCGCGTGCGCACCGCCGATGGCGAGGGCATCGCCGCGGCGCACGGGTCGGACTCGCCGTGGCTGGCAGTCGACACGCCCGCGGCATCCCTGGTCGCTGCCTCCACGACGCGGATGCCGTGGTTCGTGCGGCACCGTGGCTACGTCGGATTCGCCCCGGCCGTGGCCGTCACCGGGCGGCGCACGCTGGCCGCGGGCGAATCCTTGCATCTCGACCTGGCCGTCGCCGTGCGCGACCGGCCGGCGCCTCATCCGGCCGAGATCGCCGACGGCCTGTTGGCCGGCGTCGGAGACGCGGTATGA
- a CDS encoding carbohydrate ABC transporter permease, whose amino-acid sequence MRQPLATRVGRHAILLIGSAVVILPFLWMFTTSLQSRAETYTNSSVLPTSWHWENYVHAWQAAPFGQYYLNSIVMAIGIVGGHLVFDSLAAYAFARLHFPLRNTLFVVLLAALMIPTFVTIIPAYTIVANLGWIDSYAGLIVPRMADVFGIILLRQYFSSIPVELDDAARIDGCSRAGTFFRIIVPLSRPAFATLAIFSFLFAWNDFLWPLLVTNTDDVRTIQIGLSAFVGRYGTSWNYLMAGTLTATIPSIVVFLFFQRALVRGIATTGLKD is encoded by the coding sequence ATGAGACAGCCCCTCGCCACGCGCGTTGGACGCCACGCGATCCTGCTGATCGGGTCGGCGGTCGTGATTTTGCCGTTCCTATGGATGTTCACGACCTCATTGCAATCCAGGGCAGAGACCTACACCAACAGCTCAGTGCTTCCCACCTCGTGGCATTGGGAGAACTATGTCCATGCGTGGCAGGCGGCGCCATTCGGGCAGTACTACCTCAACAGCATCGTGATGGCCATTGGCATCGTCGGAGGCCATCTCGTGTTCGACTCACTTGCCGCCTACGCGTTCGCCCGGCTACACTTTCCGCTGCGCAACACGCTGTTCGTCGTGCTCCTTGCGGCACTGATGATCCCTACGTTCGTGACCATCATCCCCGCCTACACGATTGTGGCGAATCTCGGATGGATCGACTCCTATGCGGGCCTGATCGTGCCCCGCATGGCCGACGTATTCGGTATCATCCTCCTGCGTCAGTACTTCTCGTCGATCCCCGTTGAGCTCGACGACGCGGCGCGTATCGACGGGTGCAGTCGAGCAGGGACCTTCTTCCGTATCATCGTCCCGCTGTCCCGACCTGCCTTCGCGACGTTGGCGATTTTCAGTTTTCTCTTCGCGTGGAACGACTTCCTCTGGCCGCTGTTGGTGACCAACACCGATGACGTTCGGACGATCCAAATCGGTCTGTCTGCCTTCGTCGGCCGCTATGGGACGAGCTGGAACTACCTCATGGCCGGTACCCTCACCGCGACGATCCCGAGCATCGTCGTCTTCCTGTTCTTCCAGCGCGCCCTCGTGCGCGGCATCGCCACCACCGGACTGAAAGACTGA
- a CDS encoding carbohydrate ABC transporter permease, translating into MHSTVRPGRHAPAGPAPYAERKHARWDREQVLTAAAFLTPALLILGVFVLYPIVNAGYISLTSWNGFDPVKQFAGLDNYVRLASDPEFWNSLLVTAVYATGVCVLSVVSGLAIALLLDAPLRGRGFYRGVYFLPAVTSSVAAAIVWKYMLDPAGFVNAVLAQFGIAGPDWLQDRWLALGALTLLTVWKNIGFNAVLYLTAMQALPVGVYEAAQLDGASFWQRLRYVTVPLLSPMTFFVVVQALITSFQAFDLVYVLTGGGPRGGTEVLGMFTYRTAFRIGDFGYGTAIAFVTLLLVLGVTLVQWRASGSGRADR; encoded by the coding sequence ATGCACAGCACGGTCCGGCCGGGGCGCCACGCACCGGCCGGACCGGCCCCGTACGCCGAGCGCAAGCACGCACGCTGGGACAGGGAGCAGGTGCTGACAGCGGCGGCGTTCCTGACTCCTGCGCTTTTGATCCTTGGTGTATTCGTCCTGTATCCAATCGTCAATGCCGGATACATCAGCCTCACCTCCTGGAACGGGTTCGACCCTGTCAAGCAGTTCGCTGGCCTCGACAACTACGTCCGGCTCGCCTCTGACCCTGAGTTCTGGAACAGCCTCCTCGTCACGGCGGTCTACGCGACGGGGGTCTGTGTACTGTCGGTCGTCTCCGGCCTGGCGATCGCTCTCTTGCTGGACGCACCGCTGCGCGGTCGTGGCTTCTATCGGGGAGTGTATTTTCTCCCGGCGGTGACCTCCTCGGTGGCCGCGGCCATTGTGTGGAAGTACATGCTCGATCCCGCCGGCTTCGTCAATGCCGTCCTTGCGCAGTTCGGCATCGCCGGTCCGGACTGGCTCCAGGATCGCTGGCTCGCGCTCGGCGCGCTGACTCTGCTCACGGTATGGAAGAACATCGGGTTCAACGCAGTCCTTTACCTTACGGCGATGCAGGCGCTGCCAGTCGGCGTATACGAGGCAGCCCAGCTGGACGGAGCATCGTTCTGGCAGCGGTTGCGATACGTGACAGTGCCGTTGCTTTCGCCGATGACCTTCTTCGTGGTCGTGCAGGCCTTGATCACCAGTTTTCAGGCGTTCGACCTCGTCTACGTCCTCACTGGGGGTGGGCCGCGCGGAGGCACCGAAGTGCTGGGCATGTTCACCTACCGCACAGCCTTCCGGATCGGCGACTTCGGCTACGGTACCGCGATAGCATTCGTGACGCTCCTGCTCGTCCTCGGAGTCACGCTCGTGCAGTGGCGGGCATCCGGATCAGGGAGGGCGGACCGATGA